A genomic stretch from Eretmochelys imbricata isolate rEreImb1 chromosome 24, rEreImb1.hap1, whole genome shotgun sequence includes:
- the LOC144279438 gene encoding guanylate-binding protein 3-like — protein sequence MEEPVCLVGNGADGELEVNPAALDILRGVAQPVVVVAIVGLYRTGKSYLMNSLAGKKKGFSLGSTVQSHTKGIWMWCLPHPRRAGHTLVLLDTEGLGDVEKGDTKNDVWIFALAVLLSSTLAYNSKGTIDQYAMEQLHFVSELTEHIKVKAQGGDDLEEDTEFVRFFPSFIWAVRDFTLELRIEGQLVTEDEYLEHALALKKGNNKKVMDYNLPRQCIRNFFPTRKCFVFVQPASRQEMGQLDSLPTSALDPQFLDQTRRFCDYVFQCSHVKTVKGGILVNGQRFSSLVQSYVGTIRSGQVPCLDNAVTAMAAMENEAALREALAGYAAGMGGLRLPAELGELSAAHGRCEADALRLFMQRSFKDEEQGFQKQLVAGITERHANLLAENEAVSEQTCRALLEELSAAMQQKLSAGLYSQPGGYQAYDRDQNRVVEDYRAKANKGVKAEEALEQFLASKKAEAEAVLKADNLLTEAEKHVAEEKQKAELLEQQQKAAEEKQLQTEQLMKDQERSHQENVKQLEAKVAEELAGARQEAERALESKLKEQEAMLQKGFAEKARLMEDEISGLKREISSASKTDFLSGLFSTIKEGLRTVASVSDFLTSRRQQGKGMSNPSKTQRRK from the exons ATGGAGGAGCCCGTGTGCCTGGTGGGGAACGGGGCCGACGGGGAGCTGGAGGTGAACCCCGCGGCACTGGACATCCTGCGTGGCGTGGCCCAGCCCGTGGTGGTGGTGGCCATCGTGGGGCTGTACCGCACCGGCAAGTCTTATCTCATGAACTCCTTGGCCGGGAAGAAGAAAG ggTTCTCGCTGGGCTCCACGGTGCAGTCGCACACCAAGGGCATCTGGATGTggtgcctgccccacccccgccggGCCGGCCACACCCTGGTGCTGCTGGACACCGAGGGGCTGGGCGACGTGGAGAAG GGCGACACGAAGAACGACGTGTGGATCTTCGCGCTGGCCGTGCTGCTGAGCAGCACCCTGGCCTACAACAGCAAAGGGACCATCGACCAGTACgccatggagcagctgca CTTTGTGTCGGAGCTGACGGAGCACATCAAGGTGAAGGCGCAGGGAGGGGACGACCTGGAGGAGGACACAGAGTTCGTCCGCTTCTTCCCCAGCTTCATCTGGGCCGTGCGGGATTTCACGCTGGAGCTGAGGATCGAGGGGCAGCTGGTGACGGAGGATGAGTACTTGGAGCATGCGCTGGCCCTGAAGAAAG GCAACAACAAGAAGGTGATGGACTACAACCTGCCGCGACAGTGCATCCGCAATTTCTTCCCCACCCGCAAGTGCTTCGTGTTTGTCCAGCCGGCGTCGCGGCAGGAGATGGGCCAGCTGGATTCGCTGCCCACCAGTGCCCTGGACCCACAGTTCCTGGACCAGACCCGCCGGTTCTGTGACTACGTCTTCCAGTGCTCCCACGTCAAGACAGTTAAAGGAGGGATTCTGGTCAATGGGCAAA GGTTCAGCTCCTTAGTGCAGAGCTACGTGGGCACCATCCGCAGCGGGCAGGTGCCCTGCCTGGACAACGCGGTGACCGCCATGGCCGCCATGGAGAACGAGGCAGCCCTCAGGGAGGCGCTGGCTGGCTACGCGGCCGGGATGGGGGGGCTGCGGCTGCCGGCGGAGCTGGGCGAGCTCTCGGCGGCGCACGGGAGGTGCGAGGCGGACGCCCTGCGGCTCTTCATGCAGCGCTCCTTCAAGGACGAGGAGCAGGGGTTCCAGAAGCAGCTGGTG GCCGGGATCACGGAGCGACACGCAAACCTCCTCGCAGAAAACGAGGCCGTTTCGGAGCAGACCTGCCGCGCCCTGCTGGAGGAGCTCTCGGCCGCCATGCAGCAGAAACTCAGCGCCGGGCTTTACTCCCAGCCCGGCGGGTACCAGGCCTACGACAGGGACCAGAACCGGGTGGTGGAGGATTACCGGGCGAAGGCCAACAAAGGGGTCAAG GCGGAGGAGGCTCTGGAGCAGTTCCTGGCCAGTAAGAAGGCGGAGGCGGAGGCCGTGCTGAAGGCCGACAACCTGTTGACTGAGGCAGAGAAGCACGTGGCCG agGAGAAGCAGAAGGCTgagctgctggagcagcagcagaaggcagcggaggagaagcagctgcagaCGGAGCAGCTGATGAAGGACCAGGAGCGCAGCCACCAGGAGAACGTGAAGCAGCTGGAGGCCAAGGTGGCGGAAGAGCTGGCCGGTGCCCGGCAGGAGGCGGAGCGggcgctggagagcaagctgaaGGAGCAGGAGGCCATGCTGCAGAAGGGCTTCGCGGAGAAAGCCAGGCTGATGGAGGACGAGATCTCGGGCCTCAAGCGGGAGATCAGCTCTGCCAGCAAAACTGACTTTCTGTCAGGCCTTTTCAGCACCATCAAGGAGGGGCTGAGAACCGTCGCCAGCGTGTCCGATTTTCTGACATCCAGGCgccagcaggggaaggggatgaGTAACCCGAGTAAAACCCAGAGACGAAAGTAG
- the LOC144279882 gene encoding guanylate-binding protein 3-like, whose translation MEIPMLAPICLIENSPAGELRVQQEALRVLAEISQPVVVVAIAGLYRTGKSYLMNKLAGKRTGFSLGSTIQSHTKGIWMWCLPHPRRAGHALVLLDTEGLGDVEKGDTKNDTWIFALAVLLSSTLVYNSMGTISQQAMDQLHYVTELTERIKVKAAGEGGRQEREDSAEFVRFFPSFVWAVRDFTLQLELDGREITEDEYLENGLKLKPGSSRRAQLYNLPRECIRQFFPARKCFVFVQPAGRRDLPRLEELQEDELEPEFREQVARFCRHVWETSKPKTIPGGHVVTGAMLGTLAVTCVDAIRSGAVPCMESAVLALAQMENSAAVGEAVAVYEEQLARRAALPTESVQELLELHAQCEREALRAFMARAFKDDNRSFQGELMRRLEEQKQELCRCNELASSDRCTATLLELWDEMDDRISQGVYLVPGGYQHFQDDRQRMVERYREVPGKGVKAKEVLQEFLQSKEDVAQSILQTDEALTEKEKEMAAERARAEAAEREQEVLKQKEAELQQKLEDQDRSYQENLRQLETKLEDERKKLLEEQGKMMDQKLKEQAALLREGFREEAGRLESEIRRLQQQNEEIRKPSWIHSALGMLGDVASLVLPGFFGKAAGAITYLIQRLF comes from the exons ATGGAGATCCCCATGCTGGCCCCCATCTGCCTGATCGAGAACAGCCCGGCGGGGGAGCTGCGGGtgcagcaggaggcgctgcgggTGCTGGCAGAGATCTCCCAGCCCGTGGTGGTGGTGGCCATCGCCGGGCTGTACCGCACCGGCAAGTCCTACCTCATGAACAAACTGGCTGGCAAGAGAACAG ggtTCTCGCTGGGCTCCACCATCCAGTCGCACACCAAGGGCATCTGGATGTggtgcctgccccacccccgccggGCCGGCCACGCCCTGGTGCTGCTGGACACCGAGGGGCTGGGCGACGTGGAGAag GGTGACACGAAGAACGACACGTGGATCTTCGCGCTGGCCGTGCTGCTCAGCAGCACCCTGGTCTATAACAGCATGGGCACCATCAGCCAGCAGGCCATGGACCAGCTGCA CTATGTGACGGAGCTGACGGAGCGCATCAAGGTGAAGGCGGCAGGCGAGGGCGGCCGGCAGGAGCGGGAGGATTCGGCCGAGTTCGTGCGGTTCTTCCCGTCCTTCGTGTGGGCCGTGCGGGATTTCACGCTGCAGCTGGAGCTGGACGGGCGGGAGATCACTGAGGACGAGTACCTGGAGAATGGCCTGAAACTGAAGCCAG GCAGCAGCCGGCGAGCCCAGCTCTACAACCTGCCCCGCGAGTGCATCCGTCAGTTCTTCCCGGCCCGGAAATGCTTCGTCTTCGTCCAGCCGGCCGGCAGGAGGGACCTGCCCcggctggaggagctgcaggaggacgAGCTGGAGCCCGAGTTCCGGGAGCAGGTGGCCCGGTTCTGCCGCCACGTCTGGGAGACGTCGAAGCCCAAGACCATCCCAGGCGGCCACGTGGTGACCGGGGCCA TGCTGGGCACCCTGGCGGTGACCTGCGTCGACGCCATCCGCAGCGGGGCGGTGCCCTGCATGGAGAGCGCGGTGCTGGCCCTGGCCCAGATGGAGAACTCGGCGGCGGTGGGGGAGGCCGTGGCTGTCTACGAGGAGCAGCTGGCGCGGCGGGCGGCGCTGCCCACGGAGAGCgtgcaggagctgctggagctgcacGCCCAGTGCGAGCGGGAGGCGCTGCGGGCGTTCATGGCGCGCGCCTTCAAGGACGACAACCGCAGCTTCCAAGGGGAGCTCATG CGCCGCCTGGAGGAGCAGAAACAGGAGCTCTGCCGGTGCAATGAGCTGGCATCCTCGGACCGCTGCACGGCCACCCTGCTGGAGCTGTGGGACGAGATGGACGACCGGATCAGCCAGGGGGTCTACTTGGTGCCCGGGGGCTACCAGCACTTCCAGGATGACCGGCAGCGGATGGTGGAGAGATACCGGGAGGTGCCGGGGAAGGGGGTAAAG GCCAAGGAGGTGCTGCAGGAGTTCCTCCAGTCCAAGGAGGACGTGGCCCAGTCCATCCTGCAGACGGACGAGGCCCTGacggagaaggagaaggagatggCAG CCGAGCGAGCCCGGGCCGAGGCGGCTGAGCGGGAGCAGGAGGTCCTGAAGCAGAAGGAGGCTGAGCTGCAGCAGAAGCTGGAGGACCAGGACCGCAGCTACCAGGAGAACCTGCGGCAGCTGGAGACGAAGCTGGAGGACGAGAGGAAgaagctgctggaggagcagggcaAAATGATGGATCAGAAACTGAAG GAGCAGGCGGCCCTGCTGAGGGAGGGGTTCCGGGAGGAGGCCGGACGCCTGGAGAGCGAGATCCGGCGCCTGCAGCAGCAAAATGAGGAGATCCGGAAGCCGTCATGGATCCACTCGGCGCTGGGGATGCTGGGCGACGTGGCCTCCCTCGTGCTACCCGGCTTCTTCGGCAAGGCTGCCGGGGCCATCACCTACCTCATTCAGCGCCTGTTCTGA